TACTTGCCCCCGTCTTTGTCCCCTGAAACCTGCGTCTGTTCTCGTGTTTGTTTTCCAAACTGTACCTCCAAACATCATTACCCTAAGTGAGTTTAAAGTCTAGCTTTAGGGCCATACTGTTGGCAGAGTCAACAACCGCTCAAATTAAGCAGCTACTAATGCATCAACCCAGCTAGACATTGGTGGTGGGAGGTGTGGCCGCACACTCCGCCTCTCAAAGGTCATCCAAGGTATGCTATTGGTGATGACATCACCGGGGGGGATATAAGAGCTGGGCGGTGAGGTTCGGCTGCAAAAACCTCTCAGCTGAAATCTGAGGAAGCAAGCGAGCCTGTCAAGTCTGTCTCCACATCTTCCCTTGTGGTCCTGGGACATAAGAAGACAACGCACTGGAAAATATGCTGTTCTGCCATTCCCAGCCTGAGTCCTACCACCAGCACTCTGCTAGTTACATTAGGTAAAGCACAAGCCATGTCGACAAGCTTCAGAAACTTGTGGATTTCAGGCATCTGATAAACGTTTTTTCCAACAACAGGTTAAATCAAATAGTCAGTGCAAAGCAGTGATGTTTGATTGACTTGCAGAAGTATCTATAGAGAGAATATGCACAGATGTAGAAGTGCTCATATGGCTTAAAGttcatttgaaaatgtgcagatttgCAGTGATTCTGCCTCCAGCagcacatttattttgaaaattccTTTCATTGTCTCATTTTAAAAGAGCACTGCATTCAAAACCCACATTTAGACTTCACATACAGATCATATAGAGCTCTATTCATTTACTGCTAATACACTTCAAATGAACTGTGCTAGATGAGAAGCGTTTCTTGTCACAACAACCTTTTGTACCTTTGTTCCTGTGATTAAATgattagataaaaaaaaagaaaactggacAGTCACCTTTATTATCTTCCATCTTTTCCTGGGACGTGTCCTCATGCTCGGCTCCTCTTCTtttccctctgctctctttcAGAGAGGCCTTGGCGCCTTTCTTGAAAAACGAAGAAGCGAGACTTATGGCAGAAAATGGTGTCAAGAGGACGCCATTCCAGTATATTCTGTGTGCAGCCACCTCGCCGGCTGTGAAACAGCAGGAGGAGACTCTCACTTATCTCAACCAAGGTAGCTATCTGTCCTGCCAGTTGAATGTCCACAGTTGACTAAATGGACTGGAGCTCATTTTGTTGCagtcccagcagcagcaggtttagattaaaggtccagtgtgtaagatttagtagcatctagcataacggacttggcagaaatggaatataatattcataagtatgttttaatcagcgTATAATCACCTCAAAATCAGAGTCgtgtattttttttagcttagaatgagccctttgtatctacatagggagtggatcctcttccacggagcccgtcatgttgcaccaccatattcctacagtagcccagaacagacaaaccaaacagtgGCTCTAGAGAGAGTTTCACAGCCaacgtaggttctcctacacactggtcctttaaagcctGCTGATGTGTCATTTCAAATCTATTAGAGGAGAAGACGTTTAGGATAAATGTTATGATGACTTAAATATGTTCTTGCAATTTGAAACCCTGGAACATAGATGATTGTCTCCAAAAGCCAGAAACCAGAGAGCGTAGACTCGTGTATGGAGTCATCAAGATAATAAACCTGGAACTGTCCAAAAGACAGAGTTTAGATGACAGATGAGCTTTATTCAACAACAGAATAATCAGAACCTGATTCTCTTTGCTCTGACTTTTGAACTTCTGGATTTTATGCATCAATGACAGGACTTCAAGTCTAAATTTTCTGGTTATATAGAAGGAAGGAAAGGCCAAAataattagattatttttttatgacactgaagttaaagcattaaaatgttaaacCCTGAAAACCATCTGGATTTATGTGGTTTGAATTCCCAACTTTTAAGTTTGTTGCAAGTGGTCcagtttcaaaaatgtttttcaggttcacaaattaaaataattccAGTGTCTGAGGTTTTTGGTCTCCTCTGAACTTCTCTTTCTTGGATGATGTGACTCAAAGGATGTAACCTGATAGGACAGATGTGATCAATTCCCTCAGACTCGATTGATTATTCTTGATAGCGGTGCTGTCTGAATTTAACCGATCCAATTTAAAGCAACCTGACTTTGGAAAACTGAAaaccttgtgtttttgtgctgttttactatttttctttttcagaaatACGCAAATTCCCATGAGATGGTAAATGTGAGAGACATGAGATTTTGCCCATTTATTGGACATTGTGTGCAAGTGCTGCCCAAGAAATATGACCCCAAACggccacatggtggcgctataaaaacaaagtttaggTTTTAGCCGATAACTTTTGCACCATAAGCTTCCCAaacaaaattcttttttttttcctggaatcTGTAGGTCCATATAAGCCATGTCCATTTGCGCCTAAATAGATTTTACGCCATTTAgaattttttgaaaaacacatttttgacatctCCTCCTAAACCATAGTTCCGATTGCTACTTAATTTTCTGTGGTTCATTATTGGACCAAGCTTATCAAAAGtgtataatgtataaatgtataatgtataatgtataatgtataatgtatgtatgtataaagcTTGTTGATATATCACATTCAGTTTTCAAGATATTGATCAATGAACTTCAAAAGGACATGGCtcaatacataaataaaacaaagtcaacaaCCGTTATGCTAACCATCACAAAAATCGCAGGATATTTCCACAGAACTACCTGAAACATACGCTAAAATTTTCATTCAAATCGACCACTAGGGGGCGctacaaatgcaaaaaatggGCGTGTTATAACACAAATCAGAGTATCAATCAGAAATTGTTTGTCCAGTCATTACAAAATTCACAGGATATGTTTCATCACAatgttgtgtgtaaaatgtgtgtaaaacaatTTTGAAATCGCTCAATAGGAGGCGCCACCAGTTCCAAGCACGTGCCTGGGCCTGGCGCCAATTTGGGCATAAATCAAGGACAGTTTGTCCAAACATAATCAAACTTGGTGGATATTTTTGATTAAGCTGTTGAAGCTGTTTCagctatcttttttttttctttcttttgtttttttttttttttttttttttttttagaggacTTGTATTTTGAGATCACAATTTGACAAACTGTATTTGAACTTGAATTTGTGAaccctaaaaaacaaaaatgcaataGCAAATTTTTGAAACCATTTTGAAACCACATAAATTCAAACTGATGGATTTCatagtaaaatagtaaaatatttcagtgctataaattcagtgttatctaaacatcaacattaagTATTTTGGCCTTTCTTTGCTTCCATAGATTCCTGACTTTAGGAGACAGTTGGTAAAGGTCACACATAGAAACTGGGCTGTCTGCAACCACCATGAGATTTGAAAGtcgttttcattttaaaatgataaactgTCCAATCAATGATTTATTCGTGCAACATGAGCTCctacatgtgtgtaaatatgtctTGACTTTCATCTTCTAATCTAactccctccttcctttctttttttcccctctttttttccaaTTCTGCATTTTCCTTTCTACCTCCCATCACTCTCTACAACTGGAACCTTCTgattgtttctgtctctcttgttgaacagtgacatttttttacTTGTGCTTTATCTACGCTCTGTTTATCTACAAGTGTGCCCTGCTTATCTGCTGTACAGTAATTTGTTTGGATTGAACACTTGCTTGTAACATGCAACTTTTGGCCAACGATTACATCGCCATGAAAAGATGTGGCATTTATTGATTAGGAGTAAATTACAATCAGGATCTGTAGCTTAGTTTTATGACTAAGCTGAAAAAGCATTGACAGTTAGTCTTACAGTGTCCCACTGTAATGATATCCTTGTTATATTAAACcgaatgttttatatttaatcagGATAGAGAAAGTTTTCTTTTGGCTGGCGTTGATATCTGCCTTTAAAAGGTTTCTAATTTGACTCAATTTCTATCTCCACTGCCCCTCTTTTCTGACTGATTTCccatttttcaattttaatcaggtttttttttaatgttttaaaatgtaggTCAGTCCTACGAAATCCGTATGCTTAACAGAAAACTAGTGGAGTATACAGATATAAGCAGCAAATATGTAAAGGTAGGTGTAAggtattatgtttgttttttgtttttttttaactttcacgtgacctcttcctctttcttcttttatctgtttttatgtatCCGTTTCCTGGTTTGTCACAGGTCCCTCGACCCTCCCTTCCACTTCAGGGGTGGGGTGTCGACCTTGGAGAGCTTGGTACTATCACCCAAACTTACCTTTCCTCTGTCCtagatttcacacacacatacaaacacacacacacaacaataacTTCACACTTACATACACACCTTCTCTATGGTTCATCTTAAAGGGCCGTTCCAGTGGTTTTGAATGTTTAAGTCTAATATCTGCCAGTCATTTCCCaaaacatgcaataaaaaaaGGTTGATAGAAACAGCAAGATATAGATGTAGTGAACACTtaactcacatgactgatcagctgtttgcATCCTCTCAGCCAATAGTAGGtgacatgaaagaacaattaCAACCAATTGAATCAAATTCTTGAAAAcctctttccatttttctctcgTAGATGGTCAAGACAActggttttatttccttttcacaacttcttctactctgtttatTACAGCCATGCATAACGTAGCCTATACCGCCAATTTCTGACGAAACTGCACTTTGTGTAACCTAGTTTATTCGCTCAAAACCAGTCGACGGAAACGCGcctaattcacattttctttgttttttttctttcttgtgacATTTCAAACTAAAATCAGTGCAAACATGCGTTTCATTATGATGCATTAGCTATGATGAGCAAGTTTTCAAGTCTCTGCGAGTAGATTTTTAATAGCGTcctgaaatgaactgaaaccagtGGGCCTCTGGGAGgtaaaaagggaagaaaaataacttaaaaatgaCAGCAACACTTGCATTAATTGGGAAATGGCTGCTGGTCATGTAAGTTGTAGGATTTTCTGGACTGATTTTGCAAAACCACTGGAGTGATCCTTAAAGATGCCATTCTGCCTCTGTCTGCAATACTGGGACTTCTAGGACATCTGTATACTTGATTTATTTCTGgaaactttgtgtttatttaatagAAACATTGCCTTTATGTCATTGCTCTTTTGCGCACCATTCACTGCTGtcatacactttcattttcatcatgcAGGTTGTTGTGACATGCACAGCTAATGCATCTTTTAAAGTATTACCTAAATTTCAGACGGGAGTCGAAAGTGACTCCATTTATTGCACACTCACTTAAGAGCAAGGAGAGGTCATTTTATCTCATTTCTGTACGAGTGCATCCACTTGACGTGTCTCTGTCGTCAGGCGTCTGTTGCCTGAGACTGTAATGTTAGCGGTAGCATCCTAGAAACACATGAATGGGACAGGTGGCATCTATGCAAACACATGACGTGCTGGTTCAGGGCTTTTTGAGTTCTGGCGTTCAGTCATGCATGATCATCCCTCTATAAACATCCCAATGGTACATGTTTTTACAGGTTGTATTCCATGCCCTGgcaggatttaaaaaaagggtCACTCCTGGGATTTAATATTGCACTTTCATGAAGTTAGAGGActcacaagaagaaaaaaaaaaggctttctgGGTAACACTTTGCTTTAAGCCCCCTTTTATAAGTAATATatgaaaaattaataaatggtttataacacactataatgtggTTGTAAGCAGATGTAAGGACATTggtaagtgtttattaatgtacagtatttgtcaacaagacttttttttagattattgcaactgtatttttactattttcattcattatctgtttatacatcAGCCTCCACTGATGGttgcccacaggaggagttatagtacattaataaacactaaTATCTCTAATAACTACATTCTAGTGTGTTCTAAACCATTTATTGAATGTTTACAATAGAGGGACTTACAGTAAAAAGCCCAATCCAAGATAagcctgatgacatcactatgacatcagagGATACATAGAGGATATTATACCGATGGTCTCAGGCTGAGTACTCCTCGTCACAAGTAAACAaaacttcatgtgtaaaattgttGGAGTGGCCCTTTAATTGAATCCTAATCTATAAACAGGGACAatattatttttgctgttgtttgatTATGCTGACTAGATAAATCATTAGCCAACATTAAGTTGCCCTGCAATAGATGCAGTAAACAGGATTCATACATGGACTGTCTGTGTTCAGGGTTCCCACATGCCTTGAACGTTATCTaaaaaggtaccctgtggagtttccGACCTCTAATAGTACTATGGATTTGCGtgttatgctgttttttttaatgggtgGGTCCTGTCTTGTTCGTCGCATGCCTGTGTTTTACAGGAGGGCTGTAATACACCAAGAAACAGGAAAGAAGATGACTGCGAGCTAGTGAACATGGATGTAAAccatgcaggatttaaaatgtgttaaaaatcaGATTAGCAAATGTTTTACGAGGAAGGAAATTTATTCAATACGTCCAGTgagttttggtgagtaacactcaaTGCAAACATAAGTTTTGTTTgattacaagaaaactccacagggcacctttaagtCTTCTGAGCTTTGGGACATTCATAGATGGCCTTGAAAGTAGTTTTTGGTGTCAAAATCGTTCTTCAACCCAACAAGATCATCAGGCCTCCGTTATATCTGATTCTGATTGTGCCAGACACCCCAAATTTTTAATATCACCAAACAAGACTTTGAAAAGTGCTTAAAAGGTCCCATAAAATTGTATCATTATTTGCTTAATGGGATGTATTTCCTGGAACAGGTCAGTCAAAAGGGAGAAAGATTCGATAGAATAGGCAAAAAGCCAGGATTATTGAAAAAATTGGTGTTTTCAGTTACATCCACTAGTGCTCTGCGACATCTGTTTTCCAGGAACTAGTCATTTTACAGGAGCCTCAAATGTCCATTTCATGGGATCTTGAACTTTATTGTCCAAGTGAGTGTGGGAACCCTGATTTTTAGGCGGGGAGTCACTGTCAGAGCTGCATCTCACAGGTACCACATGTGGCTCATTCACTCCCCCCCTTCATGAAGTATGACTTCTGTATGTCTGGCAGTAATGGAGATGAAATTCACTCCACCTCCTTACCCTTGCCTCATGAAACTGCCTCAGTTTGtttcaatgaataaatgaggGGAGCCTATTCGCACTTTGCCCAACAGTCCGGCTGTTTGGCCACGTGCGAGCTGCCCCCCTGCTCAAGCTGTAGCTGTGCTCCGTCCTAACGCCTGATCCCTGCCTGTCCACAGAGCATTGTACGCGTGGTGTTTCATGACCGTCGGCTACAGTATATGGAGCACCAGCAGCTGGAGGGATGGAGGTGGAACAGACCGGGAGACCGAATCCTGGATATAGGTGAGCTGATTCTACCAACACATGACTTAAGATACATCACTGATATGACTTCTTTAGGTTTGTGTTTTATTCCCCAGTGTGACTTTAatgcatgtatttgtttatCATGGATGTCCCCAGTGAGAATCAAGCTCTTAATCATGGTTGACCCAATAAGCTGTACAGACTGACTGGTGTATGATGTATTGCTGACCAAAGTACAAGACTCAGGTTGTTCAGAACCATTATTCATTGGctttcatatatatttatagttaaCATTCCTGGTACTTCTTAAAAGcagctataattgatatttttcatgacgatgtgaaatgtgagaggtgtggctcgtagtgatgaaccccaAAGgagcccccaagtggccaaaaaaaaaaaatcagttaatgcaggtttgaCCTTCAATGTTCATTATAAAGTAAGTAACAAACAAAGTtaaggagacacacacaaactttggcagaaaatgaTGTGTTCAAGCGGGACTCCATCACTCATAGCAAGATGAAAATATGACTGACTGGCTCATAACTTGCAGATATCCCGCTGTCAGTGGGGATACTTGAGCCACGTTCACACCCTCTGCACCTCAACACCATTGAGTTCGTCTGGGATCCCGTCAAGAACGCGTCTGTTTTCATCCAGGTACAGATAGATTCCAGTCAAACGTATGTGAGAAGCCAGCGTCATACCTTCATATAGCAGAATATTTGAGAGATGTTAATATATATGTAACAGActaacatttttcttcttttctcaggTGAACTGCATCAGCACCGAGTTCACCCCCAGGAAGCATGGTGGGGAGAAAGGGGTGCCTTTTCGAATCCAGGTGGACTCTTTCACCACCAATGAACAGGGGGAATACATGGAGCATGTCCATTCCTCCAGCTGTCAGGTCAAAGTCTTCAAGGTATGAAGCTTGTCTGGCCAACGTCGTcggcatgtttgtgtttcacaaaGTTATACCGTACTTTAATAATCAATTTGGCTGTATGTTTGATCAGAAATGCAACTTCATCTatctattaaatgtttatatatttcacTTCTAATGTCTAATTTTTCTGAAAGCCAAAAGGAGCTGATCGCAAACTGAAGACAGATAGGGAAAAGATCGATAAAAAGTCCctacaagacaaagaaaagtatcAACAGTCCCATGAGACCACCCTGCTAAAAGAGGTGAGGCATACTGTGTTCTTTCTCTGGCCACGTTACATAACAGAGCAGATCTGAGGAAcctttgtttgctttcattatGTCAGTAGTGCTgtaactttattgatcccacaGTGGTAAATTCTTGTGTTGTCTTGATATTTATCTGATCTCATCAGCACTGAAGACATACAATCATTATGCTTTATTTCATATCTGGTTTTGTTTGACAGTCAGAATGTTTTCCCTCATCTTGTTTTGCTTCCCTGCACACAGGACATTTTAAACCAGTACTACGTCACTGTGTGTTAAtattcattttgagtcattcttTATAAACATGTGCTTGCTTTGGTGTCGAGGTCTGTCAATGATTGGGACACTTGGTGCGTCACTTTAGTGTCTCTAAACGTCAAGTGACTCAGCAGTTTCTGCTTAAACTTTTATCTGGTTTGTCATTCAACTCGATGAAAAACAAACCTGATCAGAGATGAAGCAATTAACTGTATACTGAACTGTAGGTTTGGAAATGAAgtaaagagaggaagacaatgTTTTCACTTTGGGTTCAAAACAAAGATAGAAAAACCCAATGTTACCAAACATTTATTGCGCAGTACTTTTAGACTGAGCTGTCAAAATCTTTAAAtctgcattcattgatttatttttttggccactgggGGGCAGCATTACTCTCACATATTTTCccttttaaagttgttttagCAAATGTTTTTGCAAAAACATGCCAATTCAAAGACCAACATTAGagttgtgtttctctgtttcctcctctacCTAATCCTGAGTGAAAAAACCTTTAGCTGTTCACCAGCTAATTGCAAACTTTGTCTGCTCTTTGGTTCTAGGTAGGTAGTGTAAACAGTTTTGGGTGGGTTTTTACAGCTTCTGCCCGCTGCAGTtggaaatgaggttgatgaggGAAGAGATTACAGGCTGGGCAACTAAAAttagctaaaagaggctaaaagtcTCCATAGAGCTGAAGGGAACTGAGTTGGGTGATAACTCTTTGTTGATTTGTGATTAAAAGCAACaacttttacattacacatagtaATTTGTTCCATTGTTAGTACAGAAATATTGAGTAGTGCAGCTTTAGTAATatagttttaatatttcatcatgCCATTTCTTTTGTGCTCTCTCTCAAGTGTTCACCCTGGCCTGATGCCCTGAATCTCACCAGCCACAGCACCAGCAGCACTCCATCTCCAGTTTACCACAGCTCACCAACTTCCTGTAGTTTTGCAGATGGGTGAGTCATCATTCACACTGGTCACCATTTTGTTTGTGCCAACATAATTTGTCTTGTTTAGTAGAGCTCTGCAGATAAAGCCGTAGATTAGAGTCAAACCAGTGACAGTTGCATTGGTTTTCAGGTGTGATTAagactaaaatataaaaaaatattatttggtTTGATGGGATTTCAGTAGCTTTGTTGACAAAAGTGATCAAAAGGCAGAGCAATCTGTAAGAATATTAGTGATGGAGCTCCCTCTATAGGTGCTTACCAGGATTACTCCAGAATCCTGAGAAGAAAACTAGACTCTTTGGTCATTAAAAGAGCAGACAGATGTGTTTCAGAgtaataacaaacaaacacaatactcAACCAATGACCCCAATCTGTTCTTTCTTCctcatgtgcatgtttgtgtagcAACTGTTCTCCAAACCAGCAAGGGGAGCTGCTCATGCCCGGCTGCTCTGATGTAAGTAACGGGGAACAGTGCAGTGTGAAAGTGTTAATGTTGCTCTCTTATTCCTTTTAGGCCATTATTTGGAGACAGTGGATGCTGTGCTGCTATATTCATTTCAAGggctcttcttctttttgacaTGTAGCACCTTCTGCCATCGTCCTCGCCGCAGGACACTCAGCAGTGGCTGCACCGTCACAGGTTCTCGCCTTTCTCAAGGCTCTTCACCAGCTTCTCAGGTAACAtggggggtaaaaaaaaaaaaaaatcacattttgatcCATGGAACAAATAGAGACTCAATCACAGGAAAACATTTTGAGGACTTCTCTGAATTACACTTTCTGTAAAATCTATAGCTCTTTGGAAGAGATAAGACTAAGAAAGAAGTGATTTCTGTTGGTTTGTCCATCCCAGCATCAGATGAGTTTACAGGGACACATAGAGCAGGCCAGGAAGCACAACCAGATTTTCTTATGTTGTTGCAGGTGCTGATCTATTGAGGATGAGCAGGGAGGATCTGATCCAGATCTGCGGCCCAGCGGATGGTATTCGCCTCTTTAACACGGTGAAAGGAAGGTGAGacatcagaatcagatttactGGCCGAATATGTTTATCCATACAAGGAATTTCACCCTGGTTTCTTGTGGTTCTCaaagcactcacacacaacaaTACAAACAGCCAGAACAAGGACAACAAATCTGAACAAAAATCAgtgaatataaacatattaCTGTTATTCACAAGGAAGTAGGTGaaaaatagatacataaatatGGAAACAACAAATTTACAACGACATACAATGTCTATATTAGGGATGtacagagggcccagtatttgtatttgtatttgttgagacagcaaaattatttgtatttgtattcaaataaaagtagaaagaggcttaaaaatcctgtttttgtttttttacgcctctaattttagaaaattaaagtgttacaataagtgttcatttgacatgggtttttttttatcccgaaaacaaataatttttaaaatatttgtatgaaacaaatattcttataaaacccactatttgtgctttgccgaataatgtatttatattcgggcacacccctaatctATATACAGGTAAAACAGTTTCTGTAAATTGTAAATAGGATGCAAATAGTGCAAAGGTGTGTGAGAGTGCAGGGACTgctgaatgtaatgtaataaataattttatatatatatatatatatatatatatatatatatatatatatatatatatatatacatacatacatacatacatacatatacataataggtggttatgtacagtacatacag
This genomic interval from Thunnus thynnus chromosome 11, fThuThy2.1, whole genome shotgun sequence contains the following:
- the tfcp2l1 gene encoding transcription factor CP2-like protein 1, whose product is MLFCHSQPESYHQHSASYIREALAPFLKNEEARLMAENGVKRTPFQYILCAATSPAVKQQEETLTYLNQGQSYEIRMLNRKLVEYTDISSKYVKSIVRVVFHDRRLQYMEHQQLEGWRWNRPGDRILDIDIPLSVGILEPRSHPLHLNTIEFVWDPVKNASVFIQVNCISTEFTPRKHGGEKGVPFRIQVDSFTTNEQGEYMEHVHSSSCQVKVFKPKGADRKLKTDREKIDKKSLQDKEKYQQSHETTLLKECSPWPDALNLTSHSTSSTPSPVYHSSPTSCSFADGNCSPNQQGELLMPGCSDHLLPSSSPQDTQQWLHRHRFSPFSRLFTSFSGADLLRMSREDLIQICGPADGIRLFNTVKGRYIQPRLTIYVCQQQVRNQPVIKPGGVDIYHALYLDELTLLDLSEKIAALYSITPQQITHIYRQKPSGIHVLVSDEMVQNFREETSFIISTISGENTDGYHIVLK